A window of the Streptomyces sp. JB150 genome harbors these coding sequences:
- a CDS encoding toxin Doc: MAPVLHIDVPWLLQRHEEVLPDQPTINDFSALVAAVARHRVDPPRLGVDSDPAWRAAALLHTLALLRPLPSANARFACATAVAYMFVSGVGIDPPYGALVDLARDLMDGRTDVYGAADRLRSWQI, from the coding sequence GTGGCACCCGTCCTCCACATCGACGTCCCCTGGCTGCTCCAGCGCCACGAGGAAGTCCTGCCGGACCAGCCGACCATCAACGACTTCTCCGCGCTCGTCGCCGCCGTGGCCCGGCACCGCGTCGACCCGCCCCGGCTCGGCGTCGACTCCGACCCGGCCTGGCGGGCCGCCGCGCTGCTGCACACCCTCGCCCTGCTGCGCCCGCTGCCGTCGGCGAACGCCCGCTTCGCCTGCGCGACGGCCGTGGCCTACATGTTCGTCAGCGGCGTCGGCATCGACCCGCCCTACGGCGCCCTCGTCGACCTCGCCCGCGACTTGATGGACGGCAGGACCGACGTCTACGGCGCGGCGGACCGGCTGCGCTCCTGGCAGATCTGA